The following DNA comes from Alienimonas californiensis.
TCGGCCGTGCCGACGGGGCGGGGGCGGGTGAAGATCGCCCACGGCGTCTGTCCCGTACCGGCGCCGGCGACGGCGGAACTGCTGAAGGGCGTGCCGCTGGACGCGGTGCCGGTCGACGCCGAACTGACCACCCCCACCGGGGCGGCGATCGTGGCGGTGTTAGTCGACGGCTTCGGCGATCTACCGGCGATGACAGTGCACGAGGTGGGTCTCGGGGCTGGAGATCTGGACCTGCCCGACCGGGCGAACCTGCTGCGGTTGTTCGTGGGCACCGCGGAGGACGCCCCCCGCGGGTTCGGCGCCGATCGTGTGTTCCTGCTGGAAACGAATCTCGACGACGAAACGCCGGAGACGATCGCCCATGCCAGCGCCAAGCTGTTCGAGGCCGGGGCCGTCGACGTGTTCGCCCTGCCGGCGACGATGAAAAAGGGCCGCAGCGGCGTCGTGCTGAGCGTCCTCTGCCCGCCGGCGCGGCGGGAGGCCTGCGAAACCGTGCTCTTCGCGGAGACCGCCACCTTCGGCGTGCGGCGACGGCTGCTGGACCGCACGACGCGGCCCCGGCGGGAAGCGGCGGTCGAGACGGCGTTCGGTTCTGTGCAGGGGAAGGTCGGTCCGAAGCCGGGCGGGGGGGAACTGTTCTCGCCCGAGTTCGACGCCTGTGCGAAGATCGCCGCCGATCGCCGCGTCCCCCTGCGGGACGTGTACCGGGCGGCGGAGGCGGCCTTCTTCGCCGCCCCCCCGCCGACGCCCGCCGCCGCGAGCCCCGGCCACGGGCACGATCACAGCCACGGGCACGATCATTCCCACGATCACAGCCACGGGCACGATCACTCCCATGACCATAGTCACGGGCTTGATCACGGCAGCGATCATGATCACAGCCACGACCATACGCACGGCTGAACCCCTTCCGGCCTCAGGCGACCCATGCTCGTTCCGCCGACGCTTCCCCCGCTGGCCATCGATCCGGCCAGTCTGCTGGCGCCGCTGGGCATTGCGGTGCTGACCGTCACGCTGCTGCGGCGCTACCGGCTGAAAACGACGTTGGGAAAGAGTGCTCGTCCGGCCGATCCGATCACGACCGTGCGGGACGCCGTGCGGGAGTCGGGCGGGGCGTGGGAACTGCGGCTGCACGACGCCGGCCGGGCCGCGGAGGCGTCGCTGCACACCCGGGCCGCCGAACTGGACGCCCTGACGGAACGGGCCGAGAGCGCCGCGGAGCGGTTGCGCCTCGTCGCGCCGCCGGCGGAGGAGTCGCCCGTCACCCTGCCGATCGGGGAGGAACGGGTCCGCCGGCATCTCCGCCAGGCCGGCTACGACGACCGGCAGATTGACGTGATCCTCAGCCGCGACGGTGAGGGCGAGCGGGAACGGGCCGCCTGACCGGCAGCGTTCGCGGTTCGTGCAGGACGCTCAGCGTTCCTGAAAGGTCGCGCCGCGGTTGCGGGTGGCGGTGACGAGCACCTTCACCGCGTCGCCCAGCAGGGACCGCACGCGGCGGGCCTCCGCTTCCGCCATCTCCGCGGAGCCGAACACGCTGCACGCCACGGGGCCCCAACTCGATTGAGCCGGCGCCGGCAGGTTGCGGTCCTTGCGGTCGGCGGCCCACTCCCGCACCGCCGGGGAGACGAACACGCCGCCCTGCAACGGGGCGAAGTGCTTGCCGACCCGCATGCCGTAGTCGCCGAGGATGCGGGCGAACAACACCGCGTTCGGCGGTCGCTCGCCCAGGCCGGCGGCCAGGGGGAGGCTCTGGAGGATCATGCGGCGGAGGCCTCCGCTGAAGGGGCGGGACATCGGCGGCATCCGTCGCAGCGCCGCGGCTTCCTGCTCGCCGCTCACGCCGCCGCCCTCAGTCGGGATTACGATCACCCAACGCCACTCCGCCGGCAGGGAGACGCAGCGGACCGCTGTGCCCGACGCCGCTCCGAGGGCTCCCAGCGGGTCCAGCAGCATGCCGCCGGAGAGAAACCCCGCCGCCCCCAACCGGCTGCGGTTGGCCCGACCGAGCCGCTCGAACAGCGGCCCCGCGATCGGGTCCGCTTCGCCCAGCAGGCGGGCCGTCGCCGTCGCCGCGGCCAGGGCGATCTGCGTGCCGGAGCCCAGCCCGGAATGTGCCGGCGGGCAGGTGAGCAGTTCCGCCCGCAGCGGCCGGTCGCCGGCGATCGTCGTCACGGCGGCTCGCAGGCGTTCCAGCTCTCCGTCCGGGGCGGTGAACTCCGCGTCGCCGTCCGTCGCGGAGACCATCACCCGGGTGACCGGGGCCTCCACGGTCACGCCGGCACCGCTCCACTCCGGCGCCAGGGAGCACAATCCGAAGTGCAGCCGGGCGCCGGCCGTGACGGTGACGGATTGGCGGGCGAACGGCGTCATCGGCGGGGGGCGGGGCGACGGGGGGCGGCCGCCTGGTCGGCGGCGGGCGGCTCGTCGTTGGCGGGCGCCTCGTCGGCGGCGGGGCGGCGGGCGATCTCCGCCACGAGGTCCTGCCAAACGGCGGCGTCGCGGGGGGAGCCAGTTTTTGTCACGAGGGGGGCGACATCCGCGAGGCGGCGGTCGAGCTCCGCCCGCGGCAGGAGGAAGGTGCGGGTGGCGAGAATCGCCCCCTCAACGAGGGCGAACGCCGCCCGGTTCAACCCCGCTCCCTCCCGGACCCGACCGCGGTTTCGCACGTTCGCCGTCAGTTCGTAGAGCCCCCGGGCATCCGGGCCGACCGTCTCCGTCACGTCGAAATCGACCCAGCGGCAGCAATCGACCAGCCGCACGCCGCGGCCGTCCGGCAGCGGTTCGGTCGGGGCCGCGGCGTCGCCGAGGGCGGCGCGGACGATCAGGGCGGCGTCATCGGTCACGTGCCACACCCCCCGCCGCGTCGCCAGCAGGTTGGCGCAGGTGGTCGAGCCGGCGAACGGTCGCAGGGTGAAGC
Coding sequences within:
- a CDS encoding DUF447 domain-containing protein, which gives rise to MASRSAAGTLTGVIFEGLATTVDDRGRANLAPLGTLWPGEQGDRGGDRFTLRPFAGSTTCANLLATRRGVWHVTDDAALIVRAALGDAAAPTEPLPDGRGVRLVDCCRWVDFDVTETVGPDARGLYELTANVRNRGRVREGAGLNRAAFALVEGAILATRTFLLPRAELDRRLADVAPLVTKTGSPRDAAVWQDLVAEIARRPAADEAPANDEPPAADQAAAPRRPAPRR
- the larC gene encoding nickel pincer cofactor biosynthesis protein LarC, whose protein sequence is MKLAHLDLPTGIAGDMTLAALLDAGVDEAAVRAAIDSLGLEGVELHCEEVVKFGFRAKNVRVTHPPQHAHRGLKEITAILDRGKLTPTARDLADRLFHAVAVAEARVHGSTPEAIHFHEVGAIDSIVDIVGCAVAFDLLGADRITCSAVPTGRGRVKIAHGVCPVPAPATAELLKGVPLDAVPVDAELTTPTGAAIVAVLVDGFGDLPAMTVHEVGLGAGDLDLPDRANLLRLFVGTAEDAPRGFGADRVFLLETNLDDETPETIAHASAKLFEAGAVDVFALPATMKKGRSGVVLSVLCPPARREACETVLFAETATFGVRRRLLDRTTRPRREAAVETAFGSVQGKVGPKPGGGELFSPEFDACAKIAADRRVPLRDVYRAAEAAFFAAPPPTPAAASPGHGHDHSHGHDHSHDHSHGHDHSHDHSHGLDHGSDHDHSHDHTHG